From a region of the Roseivirga sp. 4D4 genome:
- a CDS encoding VOC family protein encodes MNDKDENIYGKIGWIDLTIPNAENVKDFYAEVVGWKPEPVSMGDYNDYNMTANGEPKAGVCHKTGPNQDIPSQWMIYINVPDLDKSVAAVEQKGGKLLTEIKSMGAYGRTCYIEDPAGAVCALFEPAQ; translated from the coding sequence ATGAACGACAAAGACGAAAACATCTATGGTAAGATCGGCTGGATAGATCTTACCATTCCAAATGCCGAAAACGTAAAAGATTTCTATGCAGAAGTTGTTGGCTGGAAGCCTGAACCAGTTTCTATGGGTGATTATAATGATTACAATATGACTGCCAATGGCGAACCGAAGGCAGGAGTATGTCATAAAACAGGACCTAACCAAGACATCCCATCTCAATGGATGATCTACATTAATGTACCTGACCTTGACAAGAGTGTTGCTGCCGTAGAACAAAAGGGAGGAAAGCTCCTTACTGAAATCAAATCGATGGGCGCATATGGCAGAACTTGCTATATAGAAGATCCTGCCGGAGCTGTTTGTGCGCTTTTCGAACCTGCACAATAA